GACAATACCCGCACCGGAAATTGCATCCCTGAAGGAACACTACAGAAGCTATATTCCCCGGATAATCAACGAGCGACAGTTTCTGCAACCCGGCTATTATCATCTGTAAGCTCACAAGCAAGAGCGCCTATGTTGTATTTTTTCCTGTCAGCGAACTCGGCGGCTTTCCCCTTATTCCATGACTGCACCGGCCTGAAGAATCCGGTCACTCGGGAGAAGACCTCAACATCACATTTTCTTTCACTCATATCAAAACCTCCTTGTTCTCAGTTGCCGCCTCGTCCTTATGCTCATACGGACAGGTAAAATGTTCACCCGGGATATATCCATGTTCCGAACAGATAGTGAAGGACGGTGATATCGTAAAATAGGGTATGTGGTAATTCTCCGCTATCTTACGCACCAACCGTTTACACACTTCCGTATCGTCTATACGCTCGCCCAGGAAAATGTGGAACACCGTTCCCCCGGTGTACAATGTCTGCACCTGGTCCTGGTGATCTAGCGCGCCAAAAAGATCATCCGTATAGTTCACGGGAAGGTTAGAAGAGTTCGTGTAATAAGGCTCTTCCTTCCCCTGGGTCATTATCCCCGGATATTTCTCCCTGTCCATTTTTGCCAGCCGGTAGGTAGTTCCTTCCGCGGGGGTAGCTTCAAGGTTATAAAGGTGGCCCGTTTCTTCCTGGAACTCCACCATCCTCTGCCGTATGTAGTTCAGCATCTCCACAGCGAAGGCCGTGCCTTTTTCCGTGCTTATATCCTCGCCCAGCAGGTTAAGGCATCCTTCATTCACTCCAACCACTCCTATGGTCGAAAAATGATTGGCCCAGGCCGTACCTCGTCTTTTGCTTATATCCCCAAGGTAATGCTGGGAATAGGGATATAGCCCTTGGTCAGTAAGCTTCTCCAGCACCTTCCTTTTTATCTCGAGGGCCTCTTTTGATACCCGCATAAGCTCATCCAGGCCGTTGTAGAAATCCTCTTTGCCTGAAGATAGATACGCGAGACGTGGTATATTAAGGGTAACGACCCCGATGGACCCTGTAAGGGGGTTAGACCCGAAAAGCCCCCCACCTCTTTTACGTAACTCACGGTTATCAAGCCTGAGCCTACAACACATGCTTCTCGCGTCGTCCGGGCTCATGTCGCTGTTAACGAAATTCGAGAAATAAGGAATGCCGTATTTAGCCGTCATCTGCCAGAGAAGGTCAAGGTCGGGGTTATCCCAGTCAAAATCCTTGGTGATATTGTACGTGGGGATAGGGAACGAGAAGATCCTGCCTTTGGCGTCCCCTTCTATCATTACCTCGCAGAAAGCCTTATTTATAAGATCGGCCTCATGCTGGAAATCCCCGTATTTCTTATCCTTCAGGTCCCCGCCCACTATTACCGCCTCGTTCTTGAACGAGTCGGGGATGGTCATGTCCATAGTGATATTCGTGAACGGGGTCTGGAACCCTACCCTGGTAGGCACGTTTATGTTGAATATGAACTCCTGCATATACTGTTTCACCTGGCCGTAGTTAAGGTTATCGTAGTATATGAATGGCGCGAGTAACGTATCGAAATTTGAGAACGCCTGCGCGCCCGCGGCCTCTCCCTGCAACGTGTAGAAAAAATTGACTATCTGTCCGAGCGCTACCCGGAAATGTTTCGGGGGATTCGACTCGACCTTTCCATAAGCGCCCCCGAACCCTTTTGCCAAGAGATCCTTCAGGTCCCATCCGCAGCAGTAAGCGCTTATGGACCCGAGATCATGTATATGGATATCCCCCAACATATGTTTCTCCGCTATGTCTTTGGGATATATCCTGTCCAGCCAATATTTGTTCGAGACCGCGGTGGAAATGAAATTATTAAGCCCCTGGAGGGAATATCCCATGTTGGCGTTCTCTTTCACTCGCCAATCCTTCTGCTGTATGTAATTGTCGACCATGTTCACCGCGTCAGAAAGAAGAGCTTTGGTCTGGCGGAGTTTCGCGTGTTGTTCCCTGTAAAGTATGTATGCTTTAGCCGTCTTCGCGTGCCCGTTCTCGATCAGAAGTTTTTCCACAAGATCCTGTACGTTCTCGACCGTCGGGACCCTGTTACCTTTATATATGACCTCGAGAATGGATATCGCCTGCTTGGTTATGGCGAACGCTTTTTCCCGATCTTCTCCTCCTACGGCTTTTGCCGCGGCGAAAATGGCGTTATCAACTTTTTGCGGGTCGAACGGCTCCAGCCTACCGTCCCTTTTCCTGATGAATTTTATGTCCGATGAATACATGCTATTTCCTTTCCGCTTGAATGTATATTCAGTAAAAAATACCCCATTTACCACGCTCCTGGAAAGCGGGTAAAATATTAACTTAGCCCGTCAATGGGCCGATATGTTCCTTTCAAATAGATCAGTGCCGGAAGAGTGGGTCTATATTTCATCTTAATGGGAATGACTTTAAAATATGCCGTGTAAACCTGCCCAATCACGCTTTTTTCCTTTGCTGCCCTTACTTCTGTCCCGGGCTTTTCCCCGGAAGCATACTTATCGTTCCAGGTGCCGAGGCATTAGAGAAAATACCATATATTGCCCCCCTTGTCAAGAGCACAACTATATATAGTTAGCCGCAAAAAAGTTGGCTCTTTTGAACTTGACTCGTTTTTCTCCTGTTTTAAGGGGTCGCCGCGGGTTTTTCTGCGGCTTCGATATCCTATCATTCCGGATAAATTAAAGCAAGTTTTATCTTCACCGGACGAAAAAAAGGCGCGGACAGGATGCTTCCACGCCTTTCATTTCCCAGATAGACCATGTACTGTTATTTCTTTTTCGTGGCCTTTTTCGCGGCTTTTTTGACCGTTTTTTTCTTTGCGACCTTTTTTGCTCCACAACAGCAGGCTTTCTTCATTACACCCTCCTTATGTTGTTCCGTGCATCCTCATCAATAAGTCTCATAATCCTCATCCCTGTCGATATACCTATCCAGTTCATCGTCGGCAGCGCCATCGTCCGGGTCCTCTTCCAGATAATCATCTTCTTCGCTATCCCGATCTTTCCCGGGCTTCGCCCCGCCTTTCGATCTCAGCTTGAGAGGCTGTACGCTTACTATCTCCAGCTCGGCATCGCAACTGGGACAATAGAACATTTCGCCGTCCTCAGCATAGGGGTCGATCTCAATTATATCCCCGCATTCGGGACATTTCGTCGCTCTTGGTCTTCCCATTCCGCCTCCTTGAGGTCAAATCGTTCTATGCCGACATATACGTGACCGTCTTCTGGCCACCCTCTTCCTTGTACTCCACAAAAACCTCATCTCCCGCTTTCAAGTCCCCTATGGACGTTATCTCACTCAATTCCACATCCGGGGAAATTACGTACGCCTGGTCTTTTTCCTCCCCTGTCATATAATCGTTCTCTTTCAGGACAAGGCTGGTCCCCGAAACCTCGACTATAGTCCCATCCGCGTAACTGTAATCCGCCATATCCTGTGCCGCTTCCTGTACGGGTTCCTGGGAGACCTCGACCACTATCTCTTCCGTTTCTTGTGCCTGTAGCGATGTCCCGGACAGGGGCAATGCCGCGACAAGAAAAGCCACCAGAACAGCACCTAATGCCTTCTTCATTTTTTACCTCCGGTTATTTTTTGTTTTTTAAGACCAGTCCTTTTCAAGTCCTCCTTGAAGACCTCTACATCGGAAAGTCCTTTTATTATCGCGTTCAAAAGTTCCCTGTGCGCGTTCGTGGCTGGTTTGGCGAGAAAATACTTCACAAGGTTGCCTTCCCTCCTGTCGCGTACCACCCCCGTCAGGCGAAGCCTGGTAAGATGTTTTGAGATATTGGACTGTTTCTTCCCAAGAGCGTCGCAGAGTTCGGTAACGTTCATTTCCCTGGTATTTTTCAAAAGATGTATTATCCTGAGACGAGTGTCGTCCGCGAACGATTTAAGGATCTGCCTGGCCTTCCTGATCTTCATTCCCGGGTCACCTTTTCCCGTAATAGTTCTTTATGTACTTTATCGGCTCCTGTTCGAACTTTTTCGCGGCGTCAAGCGACGAGAACCAGTACCTTTTACCGTTATAAACGCGATATACCTTTTTGGAGGTCAGCTCCTGGCCCGTAACAAGACATTTCTTGTTCCCCGCGTCCGGGATGAACATGCTTCTCGCCTCGCTCGGTGTCTGGAACGATATGATCCCCAAAGATATAAAAGCAGCGGCCATAATGGACAAGACCATCACTTTCTTCTTCATAAGTCCCCCTTTTTCTGCGGCAGCACACGCACTATTATCCACTATATGACCATATGTTCATATAGTTTACTATCAATCCTAATAAAGTCAAGAGTCTGTCAAAGCCCGAGCATAGCGGCCATAAGAGCCAGGTAATCACAGATATGACGTGTAATGAGGAAGTTCTTGCGGGTATAATCCCGGGCATTTTCCCCGAGTTTTTCGGCTATTTCCGGGTTGTTCAATAAGTACCTTATCCTGAAAGCGCACCCTTCTACCGAATTCACGGTATATCCCGTACGCCCGTAAAGTATCTGGGTCATTATCCCCCCCACAGCACCACCAATAACAGGTTTTGCCTTCCACATGGCCTCGGCTACCGTAAGCCCGAAACCTTCTTTAGTGGATTTCTGCAGGATAACAGTGGCAGCTCTCTGAAGGGCGTTTATGGTCAAGTTAGCGTCCGGCGGCAGGTCCAACACGAATATATCTTCGTCGGACGAGGCAATATCCTTCACCGTCTTTAGTACCGCCATCCCCTCCGGATCATCCGTTGCCCCTCCCCCGGCAAGCACAAGACAGCAGTCGTCGTATCTTTTTACTACTTTATAGGCCTCTATCACTCCCACGGGATCCTTGAACTTATCGAACCTGGAGACCTGGAGTATCATTGGTTTATCCCCCGGAATACCGTATTTATGTGTTATGGCCTTTATTTCAGTATCGGTAAGGTCCCTGTTCTTATCGCTCAACGGATCTATGGATGGATATATGAGGAACTGAGGTATGGACAACCTCTGCGCGAACCCGGGAAGGGAAAAGATCGCGCCATCATATTTTTCCACATACTGTTTCAGGAAGTTCCATACTTTCCTCTGGGGGCGTGAAATATCTATATGGCATCTCCACACCCATTTTGATCCGGCGGGTTTTTGTTCGATAAAAGCCGCCGGCTGAGGATCGTGGATAACGGTAAAGTCCGCGTCAAGAGACAAGTTGGCCGCGTTCTCCGCGTTCACTTTCCTATATTCCTCATATCCCTCTTCGGGGATCCATGTAACGTCCCCCTGAAGCGTATTATGGAAGCTCTTGGTAGTGCTGTAAAAAAGTTCCGTTCCCTTGATGATCTCCCACCTGGCGTCTATCCCGAGTTCAGTGAAGATCGGGAGCAATCTTATAAGCATCTCAGCCACGCCTCCACCCATTTTCGTGGAATTCACGTGCAGGAACGACCGTCCTTTAAGCTTCTCGGCCAGGCAATATATCAGGTCCACTGTCCCCTCCGGGGCCACGGACCTGTAAGATGCCAGGGTAGGCTCGCCGCGCTTGATCACTTTTTCAGCTCTTTTTGGCATAGCTCCACGATCTTCCTTCTTATCTGTTCGAGACTGTACATATAGCAATCTATTTTTTCTATCTTATCCGCGAGCCCTCCGAGTCCCAGCACTTCCTCAAGCCATATCGAGAAATCACTCTTCCCTTTTTTTATCCTGATACGCGCTTCGAACATATGGAAATATATCGCGCTTGCGTGGATGCTGCTCAGCACCTTGATGAACTCATCAAGGCTCCCGGCCTTTTTCCCGGTCGGTACCTTAATGATACGCGATTTCATGAAATAAAAAGGTTCACCCTGTATGACCGCGGGCACGGTCCTAAGCGATGAGAGGTGCGCGTCCATTATATCGATGATCTCAGACCTGATCTCCTCTATCCCCTTCCCAGGGGCAGGAGTGATCGAGCCGAGCTTTTCCCCTAACACGCGGTCCCTTACCTGCAATACGGTCCAGTTCGCGAAATCGTTAGGGTATTGTCCTGACAGGTAAAAATGGCGGAGGAAATAACTATGAGTATGGTAGTAGATCGAATCCGCCGGGGCTTCCTCGATCATTTCCATAAGATGAAGCTCGTTGTCGGCTTTACGTCCGAGGAGCTCTTTTATTTCCAGGCATTCTATAAAATCGAATTCCTTCATCATTCTCCCAGACACTTAAATGATATCGCCGCTGTTCTTTTATTATAGTGGAAATGATCTCTTATTGTCAAACGCATCCCAGGAAATATCAGGCAAACCGCGTACTCAGGCAGCTCCGGCCACCATTACCAGCCGTGCTGAGTGAAAGACTCGACCTCTTTGTCTATAAGGTCTTTTTTCTCTCCGGGCATTTCAACGAATGAGGCGGCCAATTCAAAGGCCCCGGTACCCGGCATATCCTTTACCCGTATCACTTTGCCTATACACTCAAGTGGAGGCATCCCCTTAACGACATTAAGCTTTATATCCACAAGCGACCCCTTCAGGAGAGGACCATCATGATAAAAACGTGCTCCTCCCGCCCCGATGTCGGCTAAAGGCACCACGTCCCACATGGCGCTTTTCCACCCGGCCCTGTTCCCCGCGTACTGCCGGAGGAACATCTCTCCCGGACGCTTAATGCGGCTACATGTCCTTCTCTCTATGCCTTTATACATATGCCTCCGTTACCATATCCCCAGTGTTTTAATAGTATTAGTATATACTGCTATATACCACGAATACAAGGCCATCCGGGTTTTTTATTTGTCGCACTTGCTTTCATCTGGTACTTTTGGTATTATTGGAAAAAATCAACTGTTACCAACATAAAAAAGAAAGGATGTACCATGGCTTACAAAATAACCGATAAATGCGTTGCCTGCGGTGCGTGTAAACCGGAATGCCCGGTAGAAGCCATAAGCGAAGGCGAACCCATTTACATCATAGACCCTGAAAAATGCATTGATTGCGGCGCGTGCCAGGCCGTGTGTCCCGTACAGGCCATTGAGAACTAAAGACCATATCCAACAAGAACGCCCGGGGGGACCTCTCCCGGGCGTTCTTTATTTCCAGAGCACAAGATTTAATACCCCCCCGACCGTAAGCGCGGTCACCAGCATGATACCAACTGATCTTATCATATCCTTTATTCCCAGTTCCCGTATCATCACTGTGAATGTGGCCACACACGGGAAATAAATAGTAAGTATGGTACATGCTATGACCAGCTGCCGCGTTGAAAGATCCAGCGGCCCCAGCATGCCTACCGCTACATCCTTGCGAAGAAAGCCTATCACCATCGCCGAAATAGTGCCCTCAGGCAGGCCCCAGAGATCCCTGAATACGGGAGCTAACACCGTGGCGAATACATCCAACACCCGGAACATATATAACAGGTTTACCAGTAGCACCCCCCCGAGCACCATCGGTAACGCTTCTTTCATAAAACCGGATATCCTCATCCACAGTTTTTTAAGCACTGGTCCGATCTGCGGCATTCGGTATGGGGGGATCTCCCATAAGATCTCGGGACTCGCGCCTTTCATGACACGGTTAAGGATAAGCCCCTTGACCACCATAAGCACGAAGAGTATCCCGAAAATGAGCGCAACATACTTGCCCCCGCGTTCTCCCACGAGACCAACTATCATGGCTATCTGCGCCATGCATGGGACCGTTATGGCCATAAGCGTCGCGGCAATGAACTTCTCCCGCCTGTTCTCGAGAAGCCGCAATGCCATGGCTCCGGGGACGTTACACCCCAGCCCCAGTATCATCGGTACTATCGCGTACCCATGAAGCCCGATCTTGTGCATGAAATTATCCACCTGTGTCGCCAGGCGAGGCAAGTATCCCGAGTCCTCAATAATGCCAAGAACGAAGTAGAAACTTATTATATATGGCAATACCGCCGCCAGGGGCACATACAAACCTGTTGTCAAGAGACCGAAAGACGAGCCGAAATCTATTTTCCCGTCAACAAGCCCCCCGATCATGATCTCCCTCAGGACACCGCTGCCTAACACGCCGTTCAGCCAGTCCACCACCCTTATCCAATATTGTTCGAACAATGGGTCGAGAACATAATAAATAAGATTTTCCGCTATTGCCCTTATCAGGAGGAACGAAAGGTAAAGCACCACCAGGGCGACGGGCAATCCCGTAACGGGACGCGTCGTTACTTCTTCGAGCGCTTCCAGGACCGTATGATGGTGATGATGCAGTATTTGCGTTCCGCTTATTATCTCCCCGGCTCTTTTCCACTTTTCTTCCCGGGAGAGAACTTGTCCTCTGGCCGGGATACCCTGACGTATCCGCTCGACCAGGGCCTTGATCCCTTCCCCGGTTATCCCGCATGTAGTGACCACCGGGACACCCAGCATCTCCTCGAGCCTGCCCGTATTTATTTCAATGCCTTTATGTCTGGTCTCATCCCACATGTTCAGGGCTACCACCACGGGCTTGTTCTTCTCTATGAGCTCAAGCGTAAGGAATAGCCCTCTTTCCAGGTTCGTAGCGTCGAGAACGTTCACGATGATATCCCCGCTACTTATAAGCCCGCACGCCACTTCGTCAGCGCGGCATAACGGGTCGAGATTATACACACCGGGGACGTCCATCAGCACCCCGAACTCTTTATCCGAAAGTTTCATCCTTCCCTGGCTGAATCCCACGGTAGTTCCGGGGTAATTGGATATAGTGACCTTCGCGCCGGTAAGACGCGAAAATATAGCGCTTTTACCGACATTGGGGTTCCCCATGAGGAGTATTTTCTTTTCGTGATCTTCCATATTATTCTTCCACCATTATCCTCTTTGCCATACCATGCCCTACCGCCACTTTTGTCCGGTCCACCATGATAGTGACCGGCCCCTTCCAGAAATGGGCACTGAGTTTCGTGATGTACTTACCCGGCCTTATGCCAAGCGCTTCTAACCTGGCTATGGCATTATGTCCCCCGTTTATCTCTATAACGCGCGCGCGTTTCTTATTGTCAAGCTCTGTAAGGTCCACTTATTTCCCTCTTTTCTTTATCTTCCCGGGCTCCAACCCTCTCAAAAAAGCCGTCAATCGCTCGAACGTCTTCTGGCTTATAGAATGTTCCATCCCGCACGCGTCCTTTTCCGAAAGGTCCCTGTCCAGTCCCAGGACCTTATGAAGGAACCCCACCAGCATATCGTGTTTTTCCCGGATCTCCCCGGCTATTTTTTCCCCTTTACCGGTAAGTTCCACACGGCCGTATTTTTCATGCACTATAAGGCCTCGGTCCACAAGCACGGACAGGGCGCCCGTAACGCTTGGTTTTTTCACATCCATCACGCGACTTATATCGCTCACCCGCGCGGTCCCTCCTTCTCTTTTCAACGTAACTATGGCTTCGAGATAATCCTCCATGCTCGAAGTTAGCCTAGCACTCCCGCCTGACGCCATCTTTCCTCCCCTAGTGTTCTTTTCAATGGATATGTTAGGTAAGACTAACATATCCTGCGGAAAATGTCAATAACTGGGGTATGTTCGGGTAAAAACGGGCAGGATGCCTGTGTGTCCGCCAAGCCCGGCTTAGGAGGTGGTCCTGTCCTCAGGAAATACAATACAGCCGGTTCTCTTCAACCTTGTAATACAAAGGCGCGACCTTTATCTTCGGATATCTTTTGCTTAACCGAACGGCCTCACTGACGATGAAATCCAGTTCGTTCCCTATCTCGTGCATCAGGACAAGGTTCATAAAATGTTCCTCTGCCGCGTCCTTGGTCCATCCTGCCCGTTCGACAAGTCCGTTAATGAACTTACGTTTCTTCGATATAAGATTGGTCATCCCGCAATTATTGTGCGCGATGAGCGCTATATGCCCGACCTCACCTACGGCTATCGCGTAGGAGACCTTGAACGCGCTGTACCTCAGGTTAGCGCCTCCGGAACGTATTATATACGCGAAATTCTCGGGGATATGCAGGTGCTTACGATTATCCATACACATGCCTATTAAAAGCTCGGCATCGGAGTATGTTTTGAACGGCTTGTCGAGATTGTGGTACTCCAACAATAACCCTATGGGAGTATTGCGGTATTTTTTTGGTATATC
The DNA window shown above is from Candidatus Omnitrophota bacterium and carries:
- a CDS encoding metalloregulator ArsR/SmtB family transcription factor yields the protein MKIRKARQILKSFADDTRLRIIHLLKNTREMNVTELCDALGKKQSNISKHLTRLRLTGVVRDRREGNLVKYFLAKPATNAHRELLNAIIKGLSDVEVFKEDLKRTGLKKQKITGGKK
- a CDS encoding glycosyltransferase, translated to MPKRAEKVIKRGEPTLASYRSVAPEGTVDLIYCLAEKLKGRSFLHVNSTKMGGGVAEMLIRLLPIFTELGIDARWEIIKGTELFYSTTKSFHNTLQGDVTWIPEEGYEEYRKVNAENAANLSLDADFTVIHDPQPAAFIEQKPAGSKWVWRCHIDISRPQRKVWNFLKQYVEKYDGAIFSLPGFAQRLSIPQFLIYPSIDPLSDKNRDLTDTEIKAITHKYGIPGDKPMILQVSRFDKFKDPVGVIEAYKVVKRYDDCCLVLAGGGATDDPEGMAVLKTVKDIASSDEDIFVLDLPPDANLTINALQRAATVILQKSTKEGFGLTVAEAMWKAKPVIGGAVGGIMTQILYGRTGYTVNSVEGCAFRIRYLLNNPEIAEKLGENARDYTRKNFLITRHICDYLALMAAMLGL
- a CDS encoding DUF5752 family protein; protein product: MMKEFDFIECLEIKELLGRKADNELHLMEMIEEAPADSIYYHTHSYFLRHFYLSGQYPNDFANWTVLQVRDRVLGEKLGSITPAPGKGIEEIRSEIIDIMDAHLSSLRTVPAVIQGEPFYFMKSRIIKVPTGKKAGSLDEFIKVLSSIHASAIYFHMFEARIRIKKGKSDFSIWLEEVLGLGGLADKIEKIDCYMYSLEQIRRKIVELCQKELKK
- a CDS encoding PilZ domain-containing protein; the protein is MYKGIERRTCSRIKRPGEMFLRQYAGNRAGWKSAMWDVVPLADIGAGGARFYHDGPLLKGSLVDIKLNVVKGMPPLECIGKVIRVKDMPGTGAFELAASFVEMPGEKKDLIDKEVESFTQHGW
- a CDS encoding 4Fe-4S binding protein, which codes for MAYKITDKCVACGACKPECPVEAISEGEPIYIIDPEKCIDCGACQAVCPVQAIEN
- a CDS encoding ferrous iron transporter B; translation: MEDHEKKILLMGNPNVGKSAIFSRLTGAKVTISNYPGTTVGFSQGRMKLSDKEFGVLMDVPGVYNLDPLCRADEVACGLISSGDIIVNVLDATNLERGLFLTLELIEKNKPVVVALNMWDETRHKGIEINTGRLEEMLGVPVVTTCGITGEGIKALVERIRQGIPARGQVLSREEKWKRAGEIISGTQILHHHHHTVLEALEEVTTRPVTGLPVALVVLYLSFLLIRAIAENLIYYVLDPLFEQYWIRVVDWLNGVLGSGVLREIMIGGLVDGKIDFGSSFGLLTTGLYVPLAAVLPYIISFYFVLGIIEDSGYLPRLATQVDNFMHKIGLHGYAIVPMILGLGCNVPGAMALRLLENRREKFIAATLMAITVPCMAQIAMIVGLVGERGGKYVALIFGILFVLMVVKGLILNRVMKGASPEILWEIPPYRMPQIGPVLKKLWMRISGFMKEALPMVLGGVLLVNLLYMFRVLDVFATVLAPVFRDLWGLPEGTISAMVIGFLRKDVAVGMLGPLDLSTRQLVIACTILTIYFPCVATFTVMIRELGIKDMIRSVGIMLVTALTVGGVLNLVLWK
- a CDS encoding FeoA family protein, with protein sequence MDLTELDNKKRARVIEINGGHNAIARLEALGIRPGKYITKLSAHFWKGPVTIMVDRTKVAVGHGMAKRIMVEE
- a CDS encoding metal-dependent transcriptional regulator, whose product is MLVLPNISIEKNTRGGKMASGGSARLTSSMEDYLEAIVTLKREGGTARVSDISRVMDVKKPSVTGALSVLVDRGLIVHEKYGRVELTGKGEKIAGEIREKHDMLVGFLHKVLGLDRDLSEKDACGMEHSISQKTFERLTAFLRGLEPGKIKKRGK
- a CDS encoding carbonic anhydrase; the encoded protein is DIPKKYRNTPIGLLLEYHNLDKPFKTYSDAELLIGMCMDNRKHLHIPENFAYIIRSGGANLRYSAFKVSYAIAVGEVGHIALIAHNNCGMTNLISKKRKFINGLVERAGWTKDAAEEHFMNLVLMHEIGNELDFIVSEAVRLSKRYPKIKVAPLYYKVEENRLYCIS